A genomic region of Pongo pygmaeus isolate AG05252 chromosome 7, NHGRI_mPonPyg2-v2.0_pri, whole genome shotgun sequence contains the following coding sequences:
- the ANKRD46 gene encoding ankyrin repeat domain-containing protein 46, with translation MSYVFVNDSSQTNVPLLQACIDGDFNYSKRLLESGFDPNIRDSRGRTGLHLAAARGNVDICQLLHKFGADLLATDYQGNTALHLCGHVDTIQFLVSNGLKIDICNHQGATPLVLAKRRGVNKDVIRLLESLEEQEVKGFNRGTHSKLETMQTAESESAMESHSLLNPNLQQGEGVLSSFRTTWQEFVEDLGFWRVLLLIFVIALLSLGIAYYVSGVLPFVENQPELVH, from the exons ATGTCGTATGTTTTTGTAAATGATTCTTCTCAGACTAACGTGCCCTTGCTACAAGCCTGTATTGATGGGGACTTTAATTATTCTAAGCGGCTTTTGGAAAGTGGCTTTGACCCAAATATTCGTGACAGCAGGGGCAGAACAGGGCTTCACCTTGCAGCAGCTCGAGGGAATGTCGACATCTGCCAGTTACTGCATAAATTCGGTGCCGATCTTCTGGCCACAGATTATCAAGGAAACACAGCTCTTCACCTCTGTGGCCACGTGGATACTATCCAATTTTTGGTTTCCAATGGACTCAAAATTGATATTTG caATCATCAAGGTGCTACCCCTTTAGTTCTGGCAAAGCGCAGAGGAGTAAATAAAGATGTCATCCGATTGCTGGAATCTTTGGAAGAACAGGAGGTGAAAGGATTTAACAGAGGAACCCACTCAAAACTGGAGACCATGCAGACAGCTGAGAGTGAAAG TGCCATGGAAAGCCATTCACTCCTCAATCCCAACCTGCAGCAAGGTGAAGGAGTCCTTTCCAGCTTCCGAACCACATGGCAGGAGTTTGTGGAGGATCTGGGCTTCTGGAGAGTATTGCTCTTGATCTTCGTCATTGCTTTGCTGTCTCTTGGCATTGCCTATTATGTGAGTGGGGTGCTACCCTTCGTGGAAAACCAGCCTGAACTGGTGCATTAA